In a single window of the Tellurirhabdus bombi genome:
- a CDS encoding acyltransferase family protein yields MEATHSVAAHELKSAHAPRLLSLDVFRGITVAAMILVNNPGDWGHVYAPLLHAHWHGWTPTDLIFPFFLFIVGVSISFALANRKSDPSLIGKIIKRSLILFSLGLFLSLFPKFNFATVRIPGVLQRIALVYLVSALLFRVTTVRQQAILIAILLIGYWLLLTIVPVPDFPYPNLEPETNLGAWLDRTLLGGHLWKTSKIWDPEGILSTLPAIATGLSGILAGTLLRSNQSAAEKIAWLFTAGCLSLIGAYIWNLTFPINKSLWTSSFVLLTSGLGAQGLALCYWLIDVQAANRPNYQRWFTVFVAFGANAITVFFLSGLIPRLLNMIKVTQPDGAETGAKEWMYKTFFVPYFESPYNASLAGALAFILIWTGILYWMYQKKIIIKV; encoded by the coding sequence ATGGAAGCAACTCATTCTGTTGCGGCGCATGAGCTAAAATCGGCTCATGCGCCACGGCTTTTGTCACTCGATGTTTTTCGGGGCATTACGGTAGCCGCGATGATTCTGGTCAATAACCCTGGCGATTGGGGCCACGTCTACGCACCCTTGCTGCATGCCCACTGGCACGGCTGGACACCTACCGACTTGATTTTCCCTTTTTTCCTGTTCATTGTCGGTGTATCGATCAGTTTTGCGCTGGCCAACCGAAAAAGTGACCCTTCTCTGATCGGTAAAATCATCAAGCGAAGCCTCATTCTATTCAGTTTAGGGCTGTTTTTGAGTCTCTTCCCAAAATTCAATTTTGCTACGGTACGCATTCCGGGCGTCCTTCAGCGGATTGCGCTGGTTTATCTGGTTAGTGCCTTACTTTTTCGCGTAACGACGGTCCGCCAGCAGGCAATTCTTATTGCCATTTTGCTGATTGGTTACTGGCTTCTGCTGACCATTGTACCGGTTCCCGACTTTCCGTATCCAAACCTCGAACCCGAAACCAATCTGGGTGCCTGGCTCGACCGAACGCTTTTGGGCGGCCATCTTTGGAAAACGTCTAAAATCTGGGATCCGGAAGGCATACTGAGTACGCTGCCCGCCATTGCCACCGGCTTGTCTGGTATATTGGCAGGTACGCTCCTGCGTTCCAATCAAAGCGCGGCGGAGAAGATTGCCTGGTTGTTTACGGCGGGTTGCCTATCGCTCATTGGGGCTTACATCTGGAATCTTACCTTCCCCATCAATAAATCCCTTTGGACTTCGTCGTTCGTCTTGCTGACTTCCGGCCTGGGTGCGCAGGGCCTCGCTTTGTGCTATTGGCTCATTGATGTTCAGGCGGCCAATCGACCCAACTACCAGCGTTGGTTCACTGTTTTTGTAGCCTTCGGAGCGAATGCCATCACGGTGTTTTTTCTGTCGGGCCTGATTCCACGCCTGCTAAACATGATTAAGGTAACGCAACCCGATGGGGCGGAAACTGGCGCGAAAGAATGGATGTACAAGACTTTTTTCGTCCCCTATTTTGAGAGTCCCTATAACGCCTCGCTGGCTGGTGCGCTTGCCTTTATCCTGATCTGGACGGGTATATTGTACTGGATGTATCAGAAGAAAATAATCATCAAAGTATAA
- the uvrA gene encoding excinuclease ABC subunit UvrA: MNISVSPSAQADFERLDPKQYIIIKGARVHNLKNIDVAIPRNELVVITGLSGSGKSSLAFDTLFAEGQRMYVESLSSYARQFLGRMEKPEVDYIKGVSPAIAIEQKVTTRNPRSTVGTSTEIYDYLKLLFARSGVTYSPISGREVRKDTVTDVVDYLYSFADGQRVMVMAPLHIREGRALADELKILLQKGYTRIVADGEVLFMEDLLEDQAKAATVKPGKLEILIDRGTVQYDASGQPDENTQYRFSDSVQTAFAEGEGICRVDVVGQESRLFSDKFELDGIVFEEPSVNLFTFNNPYGACRRCDGFGKVLGIDPDLVIPDKNLSVFEGAIAPWRSEKMSEEFLKPLLKNGIRFDFPIHRPYKDLSTAEKDVLWTGNQFFQGLNAFFDFVESQTYKVQYRVMLSRYRGKTTCPECRGSRLRKDASYVKVAEKSITDLVLMPISEVVTLFRTLELPAHQQQVAKRILVEIGNRLDYMERVGLGYLTLNRLTNSLSGGEYQRIKLATSLGSALVGSMYILDEPSIGLHPRDTKRLISVLESLRDMGNTVIVVEHEEEVMRAANQLIDIGPDAGLNGGHLVFQGTWDEITSEEKKAERENSQTHSYTIDFLTGQETVPVPKFRRKATHWIDVTKARENNLKDVDVQFPLNTLTVVTGVSGSGKSTLIRKVLFPALSRLKGSGTEEAGKHDSLGGSLDRIAAVEMIDQNPIGKSSRSNPVTYIKAYDYLRQVMADQPIAKARGYKPSHFSFNVDGGRCEVCQGEGVVKIEMQFMADIYLKCEGCKGKRFKQEVLEVNLHEKNVSDILDMTVDEAIEFFKQAEQKMVEKLLPLQEVGLGYITLGQSSNTLSGGEAQRVKLASFLGKGNPNKGKTLFIFDEPTTGLHFHDIRKLLKAINALVDQGDSVIIIEHNTEVIKSADYIIDLGLEGGEAGGYITFTGTPEEMAKLPEGENYTADFLREKL; the protein is encoded by the coding sequence ATGAATATATCCGTTAGTCCGTCGGCACAGGCCGACTTTGAACGGCTTGACCCCAAGCAATATATTATCATCAAAGGTGCCCGCGTACACAATCTGAAAAATATCGACGTTGCCATTCCGCGCAATGAACTGGTTGTGATTACGGGTTTGTCCGGGTCGGGAAAATCGTCGCTGGCGTTTGATACGCTCTTTGCCGAAGGCCAGCGCATGTATGTCGAAAGTTTGAGTAGCTACGCCCGGCAGTTTTTGGGCCGGATGGAAAAACCGGAAGTAGACTATATCAAAGGTGTTTCGCCCGCCATTGCCATCGAGCAGAAAGTGACCACGCGCAATCCCCGTTCGACGGTTGGCACGTCTACCGAAATCTACGATTACTTAAAACTTCTTTTTGCCCGTTCAGGCGTTACGTATTCACCCATTTCGGGCCGCGAAGTCCGCAAAGATACCGTAACCGATGTAGTTGACTACCTGTATTCGTTTGCCGATGGCCAGCGGGTTATGGTGATGGCTCCGTTGCACATTCGCGAAGGACGTGCCCTGGCTGATGAGCTGAAAATTCTGTTGCAGAAAGGCTATACCCGGATCGTAGCGGATGGAGAAGTGCTGTTTATGGAAGACCTGCTGGAAGACCAGGCCAAGGCTGCTACCGTGAAGCCGGGCAAGCTGGAAATCCTGATCGACCGGGGAACGGTTCAGTACGACGCCAGCGGTCAACCCGACGAAAATACGCAATACCGCTTTTCGGATTCCGTGCAGACTGCTTTTGCGGAAGGAGAGGGAATCTGCCGGGTGGACGTGGTTGGTCAGGAGTCGCGCTTATTTTCCGATAAGTTTGAGCTGGACGGTATTGTTTTCGAAGAGCCGAGCGTCAATTTGTTTACGTTCAATAACCCATACGGAGCCTGCCGCCGTTGCGATGGTTTTGGTAAAGTGCTGGGCATCGATCCTGATCTGGTTATACCCGACAAAAATCTGTCGGTCTTTGAAGGCGCCATTGCGCCCTGGCGAAGCGAGAAAATGAGCGAGGAGTTTTTGAAGCCTTTGCTGAAAAACGGCATTCGCTTCGACTTCCCGATTCACCGGCCTTACAAAGATCTTTCAACAGCGGAAAAAGACGTGCTTTGGACGGGAAATCAGTTTTTCCAGGGTCTGAACGCCTTTTTTGATTTTGTTGAAAGCCAGACTTACAAGGTCCAATACCGGGTCATGCTGTCGCGCTACCGGGGTAAAACGACCTGCCCGGAATGCCGGGGTTCGCGGCTGCGGAAAGACGCCAGTTATGTCAAGGTCGCCGAGAAGTCGATCACCGATCTGGTTTTGATGCCGATTAGTGAAGTGGTAACGCTATTCCGAACGCTTGAATTACCTGCTCATCAACAACAGGTTGCCAAGCGGATTTTAGTCGAAATTGGCAACCGCCTTGACTATATGGAGCGGGTTGGTTTAGGGTATTTAACCCTTAATCGCCTGACAAATTCGCTATCGGGCGGTGAATATCAGCGCATTAAACTGGCTACGTCACTTGGCTCGGCGCTGGTAGGTTCCATGTATATTCTGGATGAACCAAGCATTGGGCTGCACCCGCGCGACACCAAGCGACTGATCAGCGTGCTGGAGTCACTGCGCGACATGGGTAACACCGTGATTGTGGTAGAGCACGAAGAAGAAGTAATGCGGGCCGCCAACCAACTGATTGATATTGGTCCGGATGCGGGCTTAAATGGGGGTCATTTGGTATTTCAGGGAACTTGGGACGAAATCACGAGTGAAGAAAAGAAAGCAGAGCGGGAGAATTCGCAGACGCATTCGTATACCATTGATTTTCTGACCGGTCAGGAAACGGTGCCCGTGCCTAAATTCCGGCGGAAAGCCACGCATTGGATCGACGTGACGAAGGCCAGAGAAAATAACCTGAAAGACGTAGACGTACAATTTCCGCTGAACACCTTAACGGTCGTAACTGGCGTTAGCGGTTCCGGGAAGTCGACGCTCATTCGGAAGGTGCTCTTCCCGGCGCTGAGCCGTCTGAAGGGCAGCGGTACGGAAGAAGCCGGAAAGCACGACAGTCTCGGTGGATCACTCGACCGCATTGCCGCCGTGGAAATGATCGACCAGAATCCGATTGGAAAATCCAGCCGCTCCAACCCGGTCACGTACATTAAAGCCTACGATTATCTGCGGCAGGTGATGGCGGACCAGCCCATCGCGAAAGCCCGTGGCTACAAACCCTCGCATTTCTCATTTAACGTAGACGGTGGACGCTGCGAAGTGTGCCAGGGCGAAGGCGTGGTGAAGATCGAGATGCAGTTCATGGCCGATATTTACCTGAAATGCGAAGGCTGTAAAGGGAAACGCTTTAAACAAGAAGTGCTGGAAGTAAACCTGCACGAAAAGAATGTGTCCGACATTCTGGACATGACGGTCGATGAGGCCATCGAGTTTTTCAAACAGGCCGAGCAAAAAATGGTCGAAAAGCTGTTGCCGCTCCAAGAGGTTGGTTTGGGCTATATCACGCTGGGCCAGTCGTCGAATACATTGTCGGGCGGTGAGGCGCAACGCGTGAAGCTAGCTTCGTTTTTAGGAAAGGGTAATCCAAACAAAGGGAAAACGCTCTTTATCTTTGACGAACCAACCACGGGCTTGCACTTCCACGATATTCGCAAACTCCTCAAAGCCATCAACGCGCTGGTTGATCAGGGCGATTCGGTGATTATTATTGAGCACAATACCGAAGTCATTAAATCGGCTGATTACATCATTGACCTTGGGCTGGAAGGCGGCGAAGCAGGAGGATATATTACCTTCACGGGCACACCCGAGGAAATGGCTAAACTGCCGGAAGGAGAGAATTATACCGCCGATTTTTTACGGGAGAAACTATAG
- a CDS encoding PepSY-associated TM helix domain-containing protein, with translation MEPTPFSKRKNWASHQKKWYGKWHVWLGLLAGTVIFIVSLTGTILVFRDEIDHDLNAKLYEVAAPKQAAKLSFQQIAEQLKRDHPTWELAFLFKPEGESDENLAYHLRLKDYEKEIFVNPYTGQVTGTRLHDSYFIGIVLEIHRSLLIPVVGQYIVGTCSLILVILIISGLRLWIPKQWKHLKSRLTFRKNASFARQTYDLHQVLGFYFSPFILLIALTGAVITFLAILAPVMYLVSFEKPKSLDQILNSKSVYRQGAKPLPLDSAVATALRALPADTNIEGVGFPLEQTGIYAVYSSSPHVTQTGDKNFIYIDQYSGKINFNSAKDLPNTGKMYLNWVEPFHYGTFGGNITRALAFVASLIPSVLFVTGILIWLPRWRGKKKKTRPAASQSESQKIK, from the coding sequence GTGGAACCGACACCTTTTTCCAAAAGAAAAAACTGGGCTAGTCATCAGAAAAAATGGTACGGGAAGTGGCATGTCTGGCTGGGACTCTTGGCAGGAACGGTTATTTTCATTGTCAGCCTCACCGGAACCATTCTAGTTTTCCGAGATGAAATTGATCATGACCTCAATGCAAAGCTTTATGAGGTTGCCGCCCCTAAACAAGCGGCCAAACTATCCTTTCAACAGATTGCGGAACAACTGAAACGCGACCACCCTACCTGGGAGCTGGCTTTTCTTTTCAAACCGGAAGGTGAAAGCGACGAAAACCTGGCCTATCATCTCCGTTTGAAAGATTACGAAAAAGAAATTTTTGTTAATCCCTACACGGGCCAGGTAACTGGAACGCGCCTACACGACTCCTATTTCATCGGGATTGTTCTGGAAATTCACCGCAGCCTGCTTATACCGGTTGTTGGTCAATACATTGTCGGCACTTGTTCACTCATTTTAGTTATCCTGATCATCAGCGGTTTACGCTTGTGGATTCCGAAGCAGTGGAAGCACCTCAAGAGTCGGCTTACGTTCCGAAAAAACGCCAGTTTTGCCCGTCAGACTTACGATCTACACCAGGTATTGGGGTTTTATTTCTCTCCTTTTATTCTGCTGATTGCCCTAACAGGCGCTGTCATTACGTTTCTGGCCATTCTGGCGCCGGTTATGTATCTGGTCAGTTTTGAAAAGCCTAAATCCCTGGATCAAATTCTGAATAGCAAGTCGGTTTATAGGCAAGGGGCCAAACCGCTACCTTTGGATTCTGCCGTGGCGACTGCTTTACGCGCATTACCAGCCGATACCAATATTGAAGGCGTGGGTTTCCCCCTGGAGCAAACAGGCATCTATGCGGTGTATTCGAGTAGCCCGCACGTAACGCAAACCGGCGACAAGAATTTTATTTACATTGATCAATATTCCGGGAAAATTAACTTCAACAGCGCCAAAGACTTACCCAACACCGGGAAGATGTATTTAAACTGGGTCGAGCCTTTTCACTACGGCACCTTTGGTGGGAACATCACCCGGGCGCTGGCCTTTGTTGCTTCTTTGATTCCGTCCGTACTCTTCGTAACGGGTATTCTTATCTGGCTTCCGCGCTGGCGGGGTAAAAAGAAAAAGACCCGCCCAGCCGCAAGCCAGAGCGAGTCTCAAAAAATAAAATAA
- a CDS encoding MgtC/SapB family protein, whose amino-acid sequence MIAFREEDFYKLLLAVVLGGLIGAEREYRSKAAGLRTTILICVGAALFTIVSQRLGIERDRVAANIVNGIGFLGAGIIFRQANSVRGLTTAATIWAVAAIGMSLGGGFYDVAFSGFGFILLTLLFLPSLVRLIGRLNQTRSYRITTDFKHKTLENYEKTFETCGLSWQREIQQKIGSKMIGSWKVTGSAKAHENCTKQLLNDPEVKEFEF is encoded by the coding sequence ATGATCGCTTTCCGTGAAGAAGATTTTTATAAACTGTTACTGGCCGTGGTGTTGGGCGGACTCATCGGAGCCGAGCGCGAATACCGCAGTAAAGCCGCTGGCCTGCGCACTACCATTCTGATCTGCGTTGGCGCGGCTCTTTTCACGATTGTCTCTCAACGACTGGGCATCGAGCGTGACCGTGTTGCCGCCAATATCGTCAATGGCATTGGCTTTCTGGGAGCGGGCATCATTTTCCGGCAGGCAAACAGTGTGCGGGGCCTGACCACAGCAGCTACCATTTGGGCGGTCGCGGCCATTGGCATGTCGCTGGGCGGCGGATTCTACGATGTGGCGTTCAGTGGTTTCGGTTTTATCTTGCTAACGCTTCTTTTTTTACCCAGCCTGGTCCGGCTAATTGGCCGCCTTAACCAGACACGTAGCTACCGGATTACAACGGATTTTAAGCATAAAACCCTGGAAAATTACGAGAAAACTTTTGAGACTTGCGGTCTTTCCTGGCAACGGGAAATACAGCAAAAAATTGGCTCTAAAATGATTGGTAGCTGGAAAGTAACGGGTTCAGCTAAAGCCCACGAAAACTGCACGAAGCAGCTCCTCAACGACCCGGAAGTAAAGGAGTTTGAGTTTTGA
- a CDS encoding SMP-30/gluconolactonase/LRE family protein → MNKVSTIATGLRFPEGPAFTSDGTLWCVESEGESLFYLKPTGESGRIHVGANSRPNGICVDSLDRIWFCDSGWNAIRCFNPGVDLTAPQEAEVIIDRVDGEPLNMPNDLIMDTAGNLLFTCPGPSGEETTPTGYVCVCTPLGVVRKIAENLFYPNGLCLLPDGHTLLIAETNSKRIWYGYWNPNAEDLDWEHPDVWTSTGPDGFGPDGMTLGADGNLYVAVFGSGTIKVYNQQGQHLHDIQIPGENPTNIACDPTKRLGLVATEAERGELISIQY, encoded by the coding sequence ATGAACAAAGTATCTACAATAGCCACGGGCCTTCGTTTTCCCGAAGGCCCGGCATTTACATCCGACGGCACTTTATGGTGCGTTGAATCCGAAGGTGAAAGCCTTTTTTATTTGAAACCGACTGGGGAAAGCGGCCGCATTCACGTAGGCGCGAACAGCCGTCCAAACGGAATTTGCGTGGATAGCCTCGACCGCATCTGGTTCTGCGATTCGGGTTGGAATGCCATTCGCTGCTTCAATCCGGGTGTTGACCTGACCGCTCCGCAAGAAGCTGAGGTAATTATTGACCGTGTTGATGGCGAACCACTCAACATGCCCAATGACCTGATCATGGATACCGCCGGTAACCTGTTGTTTACCTGTCCTGGTCCATCGGGGGAAGAAACTACGCCAACTGGTTACGTTTGTGTTTGTACCCCCTTGGGTGTAGTCCGTAAAATTGCCGAAAATCTGTTTTATCCGAATGGCTTATGTCTGCTTCCCGACGGACATACATTGCTAATTGCGGAGACAAACAGCAAACGCATCTGGTACGGCTACTGGAACCCCAATGCGGAAGATCTGGACTGGGAGCATCCCGACGTGTGGACGTCAACCGGCCCGGATGGCTTCGGCCCCGACGGCATGACGCTGGGCGCTGATGGTAATCTTTACGTGGCCGTTTTTGGCTCAGGCACGATAAAAGTGTACAACCAGCAGGGGCAGCACCTGCACGACATTCAAATCCCCGGCGAAAACCCAACCAATATTGCCTGCGACCCAACCAAGCGTTTAGGACTTGTTGCCACGGAAGCGGAACGGGGCGAACTGATAAGCATTCAATATTAA